One part of the Synergistota bacterium genome encodes these proteins:
- a CDS encoding DMT family transporter codes for MKKLLLFLGVFIVSFSGIMIKVSDSNPISISFYRCLIASFLYITALKWKFKLFDFKKEILLLISGTFVALHFYFWISSFRHTTIAGAVIPLMVQPFFTSLLSFLIYNEKVSLKEIFSTLTILLGVIIMTTFDAKISLELSFGDVLSLIGTLFLCGFITVGRFIIPIIGTLNFNMRSYLIASAFLFFLSYQEIFRFFPIKEWVIFWGLGGGCSFLGYTLINNSLKFFKAGTVSIALVGEPVLSIVWAWILFGEIPTFSQIIGLLTSILGIISFFRSKL; via the coding sequence ATGAAGAAGCTTTTACTGTTTTTAGGGGTATTTATAGTTTCCTTTTCAGGAATAATGATAAAAGTCAGCGATTCAAACCCTATATCTATTTCATTTTACAGATGTTTGATCGCCTCTTTTCTTTATATCACAGCTTTAAAATGGAAGTTCAAGCTGTTTGATTTTAAGAAGGAAATTCTCTTACTTATATCTGGTACTTTTGTAGCCCTTCACTTTTATTTCTGGATAAGTTCCTTCAGACACACTACTATCGCTGGAGCAGTTATTCCCCTTATGGTTCAACCTTTTTTTACATCTCTTCTATCATTTTTAATTTATAATGAAAAGGTAAGCCTAAAAGAGATCTTTTCTACACTAACTATACTTTTGGGAGTGATTATCATGACAACTTTTGACGCTAAAATTTCGCTAGAATTATCCTTCGGAGACGTTCTTTCACTAATTGGAACTCTTTTCCTATGCGGATTTATAACAGTTGGAAGATTTATAATACCTATAATAGGAACCTTGAACTTTAATATGAGAAGCTATCTTATTGCGAGCGCTTTCTTGTTCTTTTTAAGCTACCAGGAGATTTTTCGCTTTTTTCCTATCAAAGAATGGGTGATATTTTGGGGACTTGGTGGAGGCTGCTCCTTCCTAGGTTATACGCTAATTAACAACTCCCTCAAGTTTTTCAAGGCAGGAACAGTTAGCATAGCTTTAGTAGGAGAACCTGTACTAAGTATAGTATGGGCATGGATCCTCTTCGGAGAAATTCCAACATTTTCACAAATTATAGGACTTTTAACTTCAATACTAGGAATAATATCGTTTTTTAGGTCTAAGCTTTAA